The Streptomyces phaeolivaceus genome has a window encoding:
- a CDS encoding GtrA domain-containing protein, producing MDTARGRHGTAPGAVTAFARFAVCGGGVGVASGFAVAALASWLPWALANALITVASTLLATELHARFTFGAGGRATWRQHTQSAGSAVAAYAVTCVAVLVLRESVAEPGAVLEQVVYLSASALAGVARFAVLRLVVFARNRPGRDLCLVA from the coding sequence ATGGACACAGCACGCGGTCGGCACGGGACGGCACCCGGCGCCGTCACCGCCTTCGCCCGCTTCGCGGTCTGCGGCGGGGGAGTCGGCGTCGCCTCCGGCTTCGCCGTGGCGGCCCTCGCCTCCTGGCTGCCCTGGGCCCTGGCCAACGCCCTGATCACCGTGGCGTCCACGCTCCTCGCCACCGAACTGCACGCCCGCTTCACCTTCGGCGCGGGCGGCCGGGCGACCTGGCGTCAGCACACCCAGTCGGCCGGATCGGCGGTGGCGGCGTACGCGGTGACCTGCGTGGCGGTGCTCGTCCTGCGGGAGTCCGTGGCCGAACCCGGCGCGGTGCTCGAACAGGTCGTCTATCTGTCGGCCTCCGCGCTCGCCGGAGTCGCCCGCTTCGCGGTGCTGCGCCTCGTCGTCTTCGCGCGGAACCGTCCCGGACGCGATCTCTGCCTCGTCGCCTGA
- a CDS encoding acyl-CoA dehydrogenase family protein: protein MARALDRVLAVVEERRAEFDEKRHIPREVIAVFKDAGIYRAGAPRRFGGDALPPADFLRLVERISAVDGSAGWVASFGSSLVYLAALPLATQAELYADGPDVVFAGGLFPVQPAERVPGGYRVSGRWRFASGCTAADVLGVGIKAGADRAGRPLTAVLRPDRVRIAENWDVVGLRGTGSHDLVVDGEVVPEEWTFVRGSEATVDEPLYRYPTVPYASQVLAVVGLGVARAALDHVIAQGGRPGHTGAPRPAERATYRITVGQAEAQLRSARAFFYEATEEAWTTVEAGDPVTDRQASALRLASAHLAKTSFDVVRAAYQLGGIDAVDEASPLQRHLRDASVVPQHAFLQEGMYDGAGAVLMGAEPFPGYL from the coding sequence ATGGCGCGGGCGCTGGACCGGGTGCTGGCGGTGGTCGAGGAGCGACGGGCCGAGTTCGACGAGAAGCGGCACATCCCGCGCGAGGTGATCGCCGTCTTCAAGGACGCGGGAATCTACCGGGCCGGCGCACCGAGACGATTCGGCGGCGACGCCCTCCCGCCCGCCGACTTCCTCCGTCTCGTCGAGCGGATCTCGGCCGTCGACGGCTCCGCCGGCTGGGTCGCGAGCTTCGGCTCCTCCCTCGTCTATCTGGCCGCGCTGCCGCTCGCCACCCAGGCCGAGTTGTACGCCGACGGCCCCGATGTGGTCTTCGCGGGCGGCCTGTTCCCCGTACAGCCCGCCGAACGCGTCCCGGGCGGCTACCGCGTCTCGGGACGCTGGAGGTTCGCCAGCGGCTGCACCGCCGCCGATGTCCTCGGCGTCGGCATCAAGGCCGGTGCGGACAGGGCCGGACGGCCCCTCACCGCCGTACTGCGCCCCGACCGGGTGCGGATCGCCGAGAACTGGGACGTCGTCGGTCTGCGCGGCACCGGCAGCCATGACCTGGTCGTCGACGGGGAGGTGGTACCCGAGGAGTGGACGTTCGTCCGCGGCAGCGAGGCCACCGTCGACGAACCCCTCTACCGCTACCCCACCGTCCCCTACGCCTCCCAGGTCCTCGCGGTCGTCGGCCTCGGCGTCGCCCGCGCCGCCCTCGACCATGTGATCGCACAGGGCGGCCGTCCCGGCCACACCGGCGCGCCCAGGCCCGCCGAGCGCGCCACCTACCGCATCACGGTCGGTCAGGCGGAGGCCCAACTCCGGTCCGCCCGCGCCTTCTTCTACGAGGCGACGGAGGAGGCGTGGACGACGGTCGAGGCGGGCGACCCGGTGACGGACCGGCAGGCGAGCGCGCTGCGCCTGGCCTCCGCGCATCTCGCCAAGACCTCCTTCGACGTCGTACGGGCGGCCTATCAGCTCGGCGGTATCGACGCCGTCGACGAGGCGAGCCCGCTCCAGCGCCATCTGCGCGACGCGTCGGTGGTGCCGCAGCACGCCTTCCTCCAGGAGGGCATGTACGACGGCGCGGGGGCGGTCCTCATGGGCGCCGAGCCCTTCCCCGGCTACCTCTGA
- a CDS encoding ABC transporter substrate-binding protein — translation MATRIRQWRAGVAGLAVLGLALTACGGAKVGDESSGSDSSGDSGKCGTFNLAVNPWVGYEANAAVVAYVAENDLGCKVTKKDLKEEIAWQGFGTGEVDAVIENWGHDDLKKKYITDQKTAVEAGATGNEGLIGWYVPPWLAKEHPDITDWNNLDKYADEFKTSESGGKGQLLDGDPSFVTNDEALVKNLKLDFKVVYAGSETALIQAFRDAEKNKKWVIGYFYEPQWFMAEVPLVKVKLPEYKAGCDADAEKVACDYPVYKLDKIVSTKFAESGSPAYDLVKNFTWTNDDQNTVAKYIAVDKMTPEAAAKKWVEANRAKVDAWIK, via the coding sequence ATGGCAACACGGATACGACAGTGGAGAGCCGGTGTGGCCGGGCTGGCCGTTCTCGGTCTCGCCCTCACCGCGTGCGGCGGCGCGAAGGTCGGTGACGAGTCCTCGGGTTCCGACAGCTCGGGCGACTCCGGCAAGTGCGGCACCTTCAACCTGGCCGTCAACCCGTGGGTGGGCTACGAGGCGAACGCGGCGGTCGTCGCGTACGTCGCGGAGAACGACCTCGGCTGCAAGGTCACCAAGAAGGACCTGAAAGAGGAGATCGCCTGGCAGGGCTTCGGGACGGGCGAGGTGGACGCCGTCATCGAGAACTGGGGCCACGACGATCTGAAGAAGAAGTACATCACCGACCAGAAGACCGCCGTCGAGGCCGGCGCGACCGGCAACGAAGGGCTGATCGGCTGGTACGTGCCGCCGTGGCTGGCGAAGGAACACCCCGACATCACCGACTGGAACAACCTCGACAAGTACGCCGACGAATTCAAGACCTCCGAGTCCGGCGGCAAGGGCCAACTCCTCGACGGCGACCCGTCCTTCGTCACCAACGACGAGGCCCTGGTGAAAAACCTGAAGCTGGACTTCAAGGTGGTGTACGCGGGCAGCGAGACCGCGTTGATCCAGGCCTTCCGGGACGCCGAGAAGAACAAGAAGTGGGTGATCGGCTACTTCTACGAGCCGCAGTGGTTCATGGCCGAGGTGCCGCTGGTCAAGGTCAAGCTGCCCGAGTACAAGGCGGGCTGTGACGCCGACGCGGAGAAGGTCGCCTGCGACTATCCCGTCTACAAGCTCGACAAGATCGTCAGCACGAAGTTCGCGGAGTCGGGCAGCCCCGCCTACGACCTGGTCAAGAACTTCACCTGGACCAACGACGACCAGAACACGGTCGCCAAGTACATCGCCGTGGACAAGATGACGCCCGAGGCGGCGGCGAAGAAGTGGGTCGAGGCCAACCGGGCGAAGGTGGACGCCTGGATCAAGTGA
- a CDS encoding GcvT family protein: MAGPRVVIIGAGVVGAALADEISARGWTEVTVVDQGPLPATGGSSSHAPGLVFQTNPSKTMTELARYTVEKFCSLDVDGQPCFLQVGGLEVATTPERLTELHRRHGWITAWGIESRLLTADECVERHPLVDRDKVLGGLLVPTDGLAKAVLAVEAQIRRATERGVTFLARHEVLDVLHTDGEITGVRTDQGDLEADIVVCCAGIWGPKIARMVGMNLPLTPLAHQLAWTGPVPALAGQTEEAIRPILRHQDADLYYRDRFDTLGIGYYGHRPMPITADEILSVDEADEMPSVLKFTEEDFEPAWTETQALLPATAEAKVEEGINGLFSFTTDGYPLLGESPDVKGFWVAEAVWVTHSAGVGRAVAEWLVDGHCSSFDLHECDVNRFEPHQLSPEYVLARDCQNFVEVYDILHPLQPSGDPRPIRRSPFHSRQQEHGAVFLEANGWERPQWYEANAPLVEGRSIPTPNDWAARHWSPVVGAEAQATRETVALYDMTALKRLEVTGLGAADFLERLTTSKVAKSVGSVTYTLLLDHDGGIRSDITVARLGRDLFQVGANGNLDLDWFTRHLPADGTVQVRDITPGTCCVGLWGPLARKVLQPLTDEDFTNDGLKYFRAKRAHIGSVPVTAMRLSYVGELGWELYTTADLGQKLWDTLWAAARPLGGVIAGRGAFNSLRLEKGYRSFGTDMTYEHDPYEAGVGFAVKPDKGDFIGKAALERRATDVRRKLTCLTIEDPRSVVMGKEPVYDGERAVGYVTSAAYGYTIGKGIAYAWLPAEVAVPGATVHIGYFDQRVEAVVGEEPLFDPSMSRLRG, from the coding sequence ATGGCGGGACCCCGAGTGGTCATCATCGGAGCGGGCGTCGTGGGCGCGGCACTCGCGGACGAGATCTCCGCACGCGGCTGGACCGAAGTGACCGTGGTCGACCAGGGCCCGCTCCCCGCCACCGGGGGCTCCTCGTCACACGCACCGGGCCTGGTCTTCCAGACCAACCCCTCCAAGACCATGACCGAGTTGGCGCGCTACACCGTCGAGAAGTTCTGCTCCCTCGACGTCGACGGCCAGCCCTGCTTCCTCCAGGTCGGCGGCCTCGAAGTGGCCACCACCCCCGAGCGCCTCACCGAACTCCACCGCCGCCACGGCTGGATCACCGCCTGGGGCATCGAGTCCCGCCTGCTGACCGCCGACGAGTGCGTCGAGCGGCACCCGCTGGTCGACCGCGACAAGGTCCTCGGCGGCCTCCTGGTCCCCACCGACGGCCTCGCCAAGGCCGTCCTCGCCGTCGAGGCCCAGATCCGCCGCGCCACCGAACGCGGCGTGACCTTCCTGGCCCGCCACGAGGTCCTCGACGTGCTCCACACCGACGGCGAGATCACCGGCGTCCGCACCGACCAGGGCGATCTGGAAGCCGACATCGTCGTGTGCTGCGCCGGTATCTGGGGCCCGAAGATCGCCCGCATGGTGGGGATGAACCTTCCGCTCACCCCGCTCGCCCACCAGCTCGCCTGGACCGGCCCGGTACCGGCGCTGGCCGGCCAGACCGAGGAGGCGATCCGGCCGATCCTGCGCCACCAGGACGCCGACCTCTACTACCGCGACCGCTTCGACACCCTCGGCATCGGCTACTACGGACACCGCCCGATGCCCATCACCGCCGACGAGATCCTCTCCGTGGACGAGGCCGACGAGATGCCCTCGGTCCTGAAGTTCACCGAGGAGGACTTCGAGCCGGCCTGGACCGAGACCCAGGCCCTCCTGCCCGCCACGGCGGAGGCCAAGGTCGAGGAGGGCATCAACGGCCTGTTCTCCTTCACCACCGACGGCTACCCGCTCCTCGGCGAGTCCCCGGACGTCAAGGGCTTCTGGGTCGCCGAGGCCGTCTGGGTCACCCACTCCGCCGGTGTGGGCCGGGCCGTCGCCGAATGGCTGGTCGACGGCCACTGCTCCTCGTTCGACCTGCACGAGTGCGACGTCAACCGCTTCGAGCCGCACCAGCTGTCCCCGGAGTACGTCCTCGCCCGCGACTGCCAGAACTTCGTCGAGGTCTACGACATCCTCCACCCCCTCCAGCCGTCGGGCGACCCCCGCCCGATCCGCAGGAGCCCCTTCCACTCCCGTCAGCAGGAGCACGGCGCCGTCTTCCTGGAGGCCAACGGCTGGGAGCGCCCGCAGTGGTACGAGGCCAACGCCCCGCTGGTCGAGGGCCGCAGCATCCCCACCCCCAACGACTGGGCCGCGCGCCACTGGTCGCCCGTCGTCGGCGCCGAGGCCCAGGCCACCCGCGAGACCGTCGCCCTGTACGACATGACCGCCCTCAAGCGGCTCGAAGTCACCGGCCTCGGCGCCGCGGACTTCCTGGAGCGGCTGACCACGAGCAAGGTCGCCAAGTCCGTCGGCTCGGTGACCTACACCCTGCTGCTGGACCACGACGGCGGAATCCGCAGCGACATCACGGTCGCCCGCCTGGGCCGCGACCTGTTCCAGGTCGGCGCCAACGGCAATCTGGACCTCGACTGGTTCACCCGCCACCTTCCCGCCGACGGCACGGTCCAGGTCCGCGACATCACCCCCGGCACCTGCTGCGTCGGCCTGTGGGGCCCGCTGGCCCGCAAGGTCCTCCAGCCCCTGACCGACGAGGACTTCACCAACGACGGCCTCAAGTACTTCCGCGCCAAGCGCGCCCACATCGGCTCCGTCCCCGTGACGGCCATGCGGCTGTCGTACGTCGGCGAACTCGGCTGGGAGCTGTACACCACGGCCGACCTGGGCCAGAAGCTGTGGGACACCCTCTGGGCCGCCGCCCGGCCCCTCGGCGGTGTCATCGCCGGCCGCGGCGCCTTCAACAGCCTCCGCCTGGAGAAGGGTTACCGCTCCTTCGGCACCGACATGACCTACGAGCACGACCCGTACGAGGCCGGCGTCGGCTTCGCCGTCAAGCCCGACAAGGGCGACTTCATCGGCAAGGCCGCGCTGGAGCGCCGGGCCACAGACGTACGGCGGAAGTTGACGTGCCTCACGATCGAGGACCCGCGCTCGGTCGTCATGGGCAAGGAGCCGGTGTACGACGGCGAGCGGGCCGTCGGCTATGTCACCAGCGCGGCGTACGGCTACACCATCGGCAAGGGGATCGCCTACGCGTGGCTGCCGGCGGAGGTCGCGGTGCCGGGGGCCACGGTGCACATCGGGTACTTCGACCAGCGCGTCGAGGCGGTCGTGGGCGAGGAGCCGCTGTTCGATCCGTCGATGTCCCGGCTGCGTGGGTGA
- a CDS encoding sulfotransferase family protein produces MRSPTFVFGTGRSGSTALSRILNAHPDVLSLNEYMASVGDAAFPSGELGGEEFWQAIFRPAPHFERMLRSGVPLPEFLYTRRPGRYATGTTGIPALSLMVLPHLTDDPDGLLDALGAAVVRWPERTAAEHHRALFGLLCARFGRTAVVERSGYSTGWAPRLREAFPDAGFVHLFRDGPDCALSMSRHPGYRAISLLREIKSRAGVGSFAELTPEHVRALPPDLAPLLDDRFDPALVRDRHIPLRVFGALWSELVTEGTEFLTRLPADRRAALSYESLLDHPAEELTRLAEFIGVDPLPRWLRTGAALLDHSRRGSARGLPAAELARLRDDCAPGTRALKG; encoded by the coding sequence ATGCGTTCTCCGACCTTCGTCTTCGGTACGGGGCGCAGCGGTTCGACGGCGCTGTCCCGCATCCTCAACGCTCACCCGGACGTACTGAGCCTCAACGAGTACATGGCCTCGGTGGGCGACGCGGCCTTCCCCTCGGGGGAGCTGGGCGGCGAGGAGTTCTGGCAGGCGATCTTCCGGCCCGCGCCGCATTTCGAGCGGATGCTCCGCAGTGGGGTGCCGCTGCCGGAGTTTCTCTACACCCGCCGCCCCGGCAGATACGCGACGGGGACTACGGGCATTCCCGCGCTCTCCCTGATGGTGCTGCCCCACCTCACCGACGACCCGGACGGACTCCTCGACGCACTCGGCGCGGCGGTGGTCCGATGGCCCGAACGCACCGCCGCCGAGCACCACCGCGCCCTGTTCGGCCTGCTCTGCGCCAGGTTCGGCCGCACCGCCGTGGTGGAGCGCTCCGGCTACTCGACCGGCTGGGCCCCGAGGCTGCGCGAGGCCTTCCCGGACGCCGGATTCGTGCATCTGTTCCGTGACGGCCCGGACTGCGCCCTGTCCATGAGCCGCCACCCCGGGTACCGCGCGATCTCCCTGCTCCGCGAGATCAAGTCCCGCGCCGGCGTGGGCAGTTTCGCCGAGCTGACGCCCGAGCACGTCCGCGCGCTGCCCCCGGACCTGGCACCCCTGCTCGACGACCGCTTCGACCCCGCCCTCGTGCGCGACCGGCACATCCCGCTGCGGGTCTTCGGCGCCCTGTGGTCCGAACTGGTCACCGAGGGAACGGAGTTCCTGACCCGGCTCCCCGCGGACCGGCGCGCCGCCCTCTCCTACGAGAGCCTCCTGGACCACCCGGCCGAGGAGCTGACCCGCCTGGCCGAGTTCATCGGCGTGGACCCCCTGCCGCGATGGCTGCGCACCGGGGCCGCCCTCCTCGACCACAGCCGCCGAGGCTCCGCCCGCGGCCTGCCCGCCGCCGAACTGGCCCGACTGCGGGACGACTGCGCCCCGGGCACCCGCGCCCTCAAGGGATAG